The genomic window TTGCAGTTAAGAGAGGCTTGAATGTAGACACCGAATATCTTCATACAGAAGCTTTAAAGTGGGAATTATGGTATAATGGAAGATCTCCAAGAACAGCCCGTCAGTTCATTGACTGGTTGGAAAGCAAATTATCCGAAAAGTAAGGTAATAATTTGAATAGTAAGGCAGTAATTTGACAACTAAATATCAAGGACTTAGAATAATAGTATAACAAAAGTTATTAAAGAGAAAAAGCAATAATAATTGTCAATCGAAGGGAGTTTTTTTTATGTTATTGATGTGGAAAGAAATAATGGAGCAGCCTTCGGCAATTGAAAGAAATTTTGCTTCTAATTCTCCAAAGATCGATCAAATTCTGGAAGAAATAAGTAATAGGAATATTCATTGCGTTTATACTGCAGCAAGAGGAACCTCAAATCATGCTGCTTTCTACGGCAAATATGCATTGGAAATGACAGTTGGAATACCGGTTTCTTTAGGTGCTCCTTCAATTACAACAATTTATGGCAAGAAAGTGAATTTTGAAAATTGTTTGGTTATAGCAATCTCCCAGTCAGGAAAAGCAGCAGATGCTTTAGAAGTCATTAAAGAAGCCAACCGCCAGGGAGCTTTAACAATTAGCATAACGAATTATCCAGATTCTCCCTTGGCTCTGGAAGCTAAATATCATCTCTGTTGTGAAGCAGAACCCGAATTAAGTGTAGCTGCTACAAAAACTTTTACATCACAGATGTTTCCTTTTGCATTACTGGCTGCAAAATGGGCTAAGGATAATGAATTAATTCAAGAGCTTAAGAAAATACCTGAAAAACTAACTGAGACTTTTAAATTAGCTGATATTATTGAAAATAGGGTTGAGAGATACCGCTTTATGAATGAGTGCTTTGTACTTTCAAGAGGTGCCAACTATCCCATAGCCCTTGAATCAGCTCTTAAAATCCAGGAGACTACATATGTAAGAGCAAAAGCATTCCCTACTTCCGAATTCTATCATGGACCCA from Clostridiaceae bacterium includes these protein-coding regions:
- a CDS encoding SIS domain-containing protein, with amino-acid sequence MLLMWKEIMEQPSAIERNFASNSPKIDQILEEISNRNIHCVYTAARGTSNHAAFYGKYALEMTVGIPVSLGAPSITTIYGKKVNFENCLVIAISQSGKAADALEVIKEANRQGALTISITNYPDSPLALEAKYHLCCEAEPELSVAATKTFTSQMFPFALLAAKWAKDNELIQELKKIPEKLTETFKLADIIENRVERYRFMNECFVLSRGANYPIALESALKIQETTYVRAKAFPTSEFYHGPIAMLDREIPAILYAPEGPSFKNLQEMALKLKDKEVETVVVSNNAEMLSMGTTAFRIPETSNDLISPFLCAAVAQMFACKLSLAKGLNPDSPRSLSKVTITL